In a genomic window of Deltaproteobacteria bacterium HGW-Deltaproteobacteria-2:
- a CDS encoding FkbM family methyltransferase — protein sequence MKITKSISKLMHAAIYPFLERKSLHLSQAGQDIWVFGEVFNEMRNGYFIDLGAHDGIYLSNTYILECKYDWRGICVEANPASFKLLRKNRQAVCINACLDGQEGFVDFAKRGLMGGIIAPDKFNKDGESCEVFRVKTQTLNNLLKEMDTPHEVDYLSIDIEGAEESVLKEFNFNDYLFKCITIERPTGTLKKIFTDNGYILIKEIPFFECFYVHESFFGQYCTNLFDFYNKKYLAMRWK from the coding sequence ATGAAAATAACCAAGTCCATTTCAAAATTGATGCATGCAGCAATATACCCATTCCTCGAAAGAAAATCTCTTCATTTGTCTCAGGCCGGGCAGGACATCTGGGTGTTTGGCGAAGTTTTTAACGAAATGAGAAATGGGTACTTCATAGATTTAGGCGCACATGACGGGATCTATTTAAGCAACACATATATATTGGAGTGCAAATATGATTGGAGGGGGATTTGCGTTGAGGCAAATCCGGCTAGTTTTAAACTGCTGAGGAAAAACAGGCAAGCCGTATGTATCAACGCGTGTCTCGATGGTCAAGAGGGCTTTGTTGATTTTGCCAAAAGAGGTTTGATGGGCGGCATAATAGCACCGGATAAATTCAATAAAGATGGCGAATCATGCGAGGTATTCAGGGTAAAAACACAAACCTTAAATAATCTTTTAAAAGAAATGGACACACCTCATGAAGTTGATTACCTTTCTATTGATATTGAAGGAGCGGAAGAAAGCGTATTGAAGGAATTCAACTTCAACGATTATCTATTTAAGTGCATAACCATAGAACGTCCCACCGGTACGCTTAAAAAAATATTTACCGATAATGGATACATTCTCATCAAGGAAATTCCTTTTTTTGAGTGCTTTTATGTACACGAAAGCTTTTTCGGCCAATACTGTACCAATCTGTTTGACTTCTACAATAAAAAGTATCTGGCGATGCGCTGGAAGTGA
- a CDS encoding acyl-CoA thioesterase translates to MKEKQKSFEVKIKVPFFDLDPMQIVWHANYLNYFEIARAALFEHNGIDLYSFFEKYQLIFPIIKTSTKHVLPLRHNDEIICKATLVDAYVKLIVDFEIRKATDGKICTRGRTEQVAVKIPGMEMLFSMPEEIRRAFGF, encoded by the coding sequence ATGAAAGAAAAACAAAAAAGTTTTGAAGTAAAAATTAAAGTCCCGTTTTTCGATCTCGACCCGATGCAAATAGTCTGGCATGCTAACTATTTGAACTACTTTGAAATCGCGCGCGCGGCGCTTTTCGAACATAACGGTATTGATTTATACTCTTTCTTTGAAAAGTATCAGTTAATCTTTCCCATTATCAAAACCTCGACCAAGCATGTTCTTCCCCTGCGTCACAACGACGAAATAATCTGCAAGGCAACGCTTGTTGACGCATATGTAAAATTGATTGTTGATTTTGAAATTCGCAAAGCGACAGATGGGAAAATATGCACGCGCGGCCGCACGGAACAGGTGGCGGTAAAAATTCCGGGAATGGAAATGTTGTTCAGCATGCCGGAGGAAATTCGCCGCGCTTTCGGTTTCTGA
- a CDS encoding glycosyltransferase family 2 protein: MRIENKNTRFAFVIPVYNHAGTVAQVVKNAQAMGYPVFVVDDGSTDNSYDQIKDIAGIKIVRHEQNQGKGAAILTGFAAASNVADWAITIDADGQHYPEDARKIIKAIPKKIRPIVVGARTGMEGKHVPWTSSFGRKFSNFWVRTSGGPAISDSQSGFRIYPLPEVLNLKTKARRFQFEVEILVHARRNGIPVIEAPVRVNYNPNGERISHFRPFVDFLRNSSTFSRLIFSRIFFLK, encoded by the coding sequence ATGAGAATTGAAAACAAAAACACCCGTTTTGCGTTTGTCATTCCCGTCTACAATCATGCGGGAACTGTGGCGCAGGTTGTTAAGAATGCGCAGGCCATGGGCTATCCCGTCTTTGTTGTTGACGACGGCTCAACTGATAACTCGTATGATCAAATTAAAGATATAGCCGGTATAAAAATCGTGCGGCATGAGCAAAATCAGGGCAAAGGCGCAGCCATTTTAACCGGCTTTGCCGCGGCATCAAATGTGGCCGACTGGGCCATCACTATCGACGCTGACGGCCAGCACTATCCGGAAGATGCGCGAAAAATAATTAAAGCTATTCCGAAAAAAATAAGGCCGATTGTGGTGGGAGCCAGAACCGGTATGGAAGGCAAACATGTGCCTTGGACAAGCAGTTTTGGGAGGAAGTTTTCCAACTTCTGGGTGCGAACTTCCGGAGGACCGGCTATTTCGGATTCTCAAAGCGGATTTCGCATATATCCCTTGCCCGAGGTGCTTAATTTAAAAACAAAGGCGCGGCGGTTTCAGTTTGAAGTTGAAATTCTAGTTCACGCCAGAAGAAACGGCATTCCGGTAATAGAAGCTCCGGTACGTGTTAATTACAATCCCAATGGAGAAAGAATTTCCCACTTTCGCCCATTCGTTGATTTCTTACGCAATTCCTCAACCTTCAGCCGGTTAATTTTCAGTCGGATATTTTTCCTGAAATAA
- a CDS encoding amino acid transporter — MNIPDNKPHQSLFDRLKHRFIGEPRNINEPSLFHKISLIPILAWIGLGADGLSSSSYGPEEAFKALGPHTYLAIFIAIATAFTVFIIAFAYSRIIEKFPHGGGGYMVSTHTISSGAGVISGSALLVDYILTITVSLAACGDAIFSYLPAAFLHYKLPFVMGLIVLLVFLNLRGMKESVTFLAPIFITFVITHVLLIGYGLYSHVGELGPVAQRYSGGISMDLSTIGFVGIMAIFLRAFSMGGGTYTGIEAVSTAMHIMREPKVQTGKRTMLYLAVSLAITASGLLFCYALFDIKPATGRTLNAILADMTFSGWYLGGALAFITILSEGALLIVGAQSGFAGGPSIMANMAKDSWLPRRFSALSERLTMQNGVLLMGAASLAVLLYTRGSVTALVVMYSINVFLDFTLSQFGMSKFFFQNRSKDKAWASHISIHIIGLILCLTILLVTVFEKFGEGGWVTLVITSTLIGLCYLIKSHYLKVRKGVRQLEEILSSIPSGQKPNEEPLNQNERTAILLVSGYNGFGLHSWLSVFREFPKLYRNFIFVSVAEIDSGAFKGASEIDALKASIAEQLEKYVKLARSYGYAADYRMDVATDVVEAATNLCQKIVQEFPKSSVFTGKLVFRQENAFQKILHNETAFAIQRRLQWEGITTVILPVRVNI; from the coding sequence ATGAATATTCCTGATAACAAACCGCATCAATCGCTCTTTGATCGCCTGAAACATCGTTTTATCGGCGAGCCTCGCAATATCAACGAACCATCTCTCTTTCACAAAATTTCACTGATTCCGATTCTTGCATGGATCGGTTTAGGCGCCGACGGCCTGTCATCGTCCTCCTACGGTCCTGAAGAAGCCTTCAAGGCCTTGGGGCCCCACACCTATCTGGCTATCTTTATTGCTATAGCGACCGCGTTCACGGTGTTCATTATTGCTTTCGCTTATTCCCGCATCATTGAAAAATTTCCCCACGGCGGCGGCGGATACATGGTATCCACCCACACGATCAGCAGTGGCGCGGGCGTAATTTCCGGTTCGGCCCTTCTGGTCGATTATATCCTGACAATTACCGTCTCTCTGGCCGCCTGCGGAGATGCCATTTTCAGCTATCTTCCTGCCGCCTTTTTGCATTACAAGCTACCCTTTGTTATGGGGTTGATCGTTCTGCTGGTCTTTCTCAACCTACGGGGCATGAAGGAGTCGGTAACTTTTCTCGCGCCTATCTTTATAACTTTCGTTATCACCCATGTCCTGCTGATAGGTTATGGATTATATTCTCACGTCGGTGAATTAGGACCGGTGGCCCAACGATACAGCGGTGGGATCAGCATGGATCTATCCACGATAGGGTTTGTCGGGATTATGGCGATTTTTTTACGCGCCTTTTCCATGGGCGGAGGTACTTATACAGGGATTGAGGCCGTTTCCACGGCCATGCACATCATGCGGGAACCGAAAGTTCAAACGGGGAAGCGCACCATGCTTTATCTGGCCGTGTCGCTGGCTATAACGGCATCGGGCCTGCTTTTCTGTTACGCACTGTTTGATATCAAACCGGCAACAGGGAGAACCCTTAACGCCATTCTGGCGGATATGACCTTTAGTGGCTGGTATCTGGGAGGTGCCCTGGCTTTTATTACCATCCTGTCCGAAGGAGCCCTCCTTATCGTCGGCGCTCAGTCTGGCTTTGCCGGCGGTCCCAGTATCATGGCCAACATGGCCAAGGACTCCTGGCTGCCCAGACGTTTTTCAGCTCTTTCGGAACGCCTGACTATGCAAAACGGTGTCCTCCTCATGGGAGCGGCTTCCCTGGCGGTGCTTTTATATACCAGAGGTTCTGTAACGGCCCTTGTTGTCATGTATTCGATCAACGTTTTTCTTGATTTTACACTCTCCCAGTTCGGCATGTCGAAGTTCTTCTTTCAAAACCGCAGTAAGGATAAGGCTTGGGCAAGCCATATTTCTATTCACATCATAGGATTAATTCTTTGTTTGACGATCCTGCTCGTGACGGTTTTTGAGAAATTCGGAGAGGGGGGCTGGGTTACTCTGGTCATCACGTCAACGCTGATTGGCTTGTGCTATCTGATTAAAAGCCATTACCTGAAAGTGCGCAAGGGCGTGCGTCAGTTGGAGGAAATCCTTTCTTCCATTCCATCCGGGCAGAAGCCTAATGAAGAGCCTCTTAATCAGAATGAACGGACAGCCATTCTTTTGGTTAGCGGTTATAACGGATTTGGCCTGCACTCATGGCTTTCTGTCTTCAGAGAATTCCCCAAACTCTATCGCAATTTTATTTTTGTGTCCGTGGCGGAAATTGATTCGGGGGCTTTTAAAGGTGCCTCGGAGATAGACGCACTGAAAGCATCGATCGCAGAGCAACTCGAAAAATATGTCAAGTTAGCCCGTTCTTATGGTTATGCCGCTGATTATCGTATGGACGTAGCAACGGATGTTGTAGAGGCAGCGACCAACCTCTGCCAGAAAATTGTACAGGAGTTTCCTAAATCGTCAGTATTTACGGGTAAGCTCGTTTTCCGTCAGGAGAATGCCTTCCAGAAGATTCTTCACAACGAGACTGCCTTTGCCATTCAAAGACGCCTGCAGTGGGAAGGCATCACAACTGTTATTCTCCCGGTTCGTGTGAATATCTGA